One part of the Rutidosis leptorrhynchoides isolate AG116_Rl617_1_P2 chromosome 1, CSIRO_AGI_Rlap_v1, whole genome shotgun sequence genome encodes these proteins:
- the LOC139870401 gene encoding uncharacterized protein, with product MKEHLACTHKDVAPCEHVPQKVKDEITLYLKQFKDNKISSQSYFEENVGSGAYYNPTNNSGTGSRGMRGPMDRFVNEPNDNGPEATSPNAKEQRKQVCMDIGRFFFENGIPFNVATSPSFTNMLRSVGNFGRGFKPPSMHELRTWILDEEVKTTNAMVDDIKATWKKTGVSLLSDGWSDMRNRSLINFLVNNQYGTVFLKTVDASDCIKNAQKIFELLDEVVEEIGEDIVVQVVTDNASAYKAAGNLLMKKRPSLYWTPCAAHCIDLMLEKIGELPQHKNALLKAKKISNFIYNHQWVLSLARKMLKKDLLRPAATRFAPAFLTIQSVYELKARLQQMFVSNEWRDCDWSKKSDGKEWFILLKPQCHLLRF from the exons ATGAAAGAACACCTTGCGTGTACACACAAAGATGTTGCACCATGTGAACATGTTCCTCAAAAGGTGAAAGATGAAATAACTTTGTACTTGAAGCAATTCAAGGATAATAAAATTTCTTCACAATCATACTTTGAAGAGAATGTGGGAAGTGGGGCATATTACAACCCTACTAACAATAGTGGTACCGGTTCTAGAGGCATGAGAGGACCAATGGACCGGTTTGTAAATGAGCCCAACGATAATGGACCGGAAGCGACATCGCCGAATGCTAAAGAGCAACGAAAACAAGTGTGCATGGATATCGGCAGGTTCTTTTTTgagaatggaatcccattcaacgtAGCAACTAGTCCTTCTTTTACAAATATGCTACGTTCGGTCGGAAATTTTGGTCGTGGATTCAAGCCCCCTTCTATGCATGAGTTAAGGACATGGATCCTTGATGAAGAAGTTAAAACAACAAACGCAATGGTCGATGATATTAAGGCTACTTGGAAAAAAACCGGAGTTTCATTGTTATCTGATGGTTGGTCGGACATGAGAAATCGAAGCTTGATCAACTTTTTAGTCAACAATCAATATGGGACTGTTTTTTTGAAGACTGTTGATGCATCAGATTGTATAAAAAATGCTCAAAAAATTTTTGAGCTACTTGATGAAGTTGTTGAAGAGATTGGTGAAGACATTGTCGTGCAAGTGGTGACCGATAATGCTAGTGCATACAAGGCCGCGGGAAACTTGTTAATGAAAAAGAGACCAAGCTTGTATTGGACCCCGTGTGCGGCCCATTGCATTGATTTAATGCTTGAAAAAATTGGAGAGTTGCCTCAACACAAGAATGCTTTGCTTAAGGCCAAAAAAATTAGCAACTTCATTTATAATCATCAATGGGTATTGAGTTTAGCCCGAAAGATGCTAAAAAAAGATCTTCTTCGACCCGCCGCCACAAGATTCGCCCCGGCATTTTTAACCATCCAAAGTGTTTATGAATTAAAGGCTCGTTTGCAACAAATGTTTGTGTCAAATGAATGGAGGGATTGTGATTGGTCTAAGAAAAGTGATGGGAAAGAG TGGTTTATTCTATTAAAACCACAATGCCACTTGTTGAGGTTTTAA
- the LOC139859913 gene encoding uncharacterized protein → MGFIYGAMDECKEKIAKNFNSDVSFYKEIWEIIDNKWDFQMHRDLHAAAYYLNPRYRWSPNVSEHAEIKRGLYGVLNRLVKGTNVFMKIEDQLIEYKEKQGLFGYKGSLLSYKTRPPVQWWDQYGDDTPELKAFALKVIGLTCSASACERNWSTFNQVHTKRRNRLGTKRMNDLVYIMYNRKLKQKFMKKKNEEEDPLCIENVMSDDEWLIGESSETHAEEDGGKITLLVETEVAVQLGRKLVAHHPGKEKPFNLI, encoded by the exons ATGGGGTTTATATATGGAGCCATGGATGAGTGCAAAGAAAAGATTGCAAAAAACTTTAATAGCGACGTCTCATTTTATAAAGAGATATGGGAAATCATTGATAACAAGTGGGATTTTCAAATGCATCGTGACTTGCATGCGGCTGCGTACTACTTGAATCCACGATATCGATGGAGTCCCAATGTATCCGAGCATGCGGAGATAAAGAGAGGGTTGTACGGTGTCTTGAATAGACTCGTCAAGGGTACGAATGTCTtcatgaagattgaagatcaattgATTGAATACAAAGAGAAACAAGGGTTGTTTGGCTATAAAGGATCTTTGCTATCGTACAAGACACGTCCACCGG TTCAATGGTGGGACCAATATGGAGATGATACACCAGAACTCAAGGCCTTTGCACTAAAAGTTATAGGTCTTACATGTTCGGCTTCAGCTTGTGAGCGTAATTGGAGTACTTTCAACCAAGTGCATACAAAAAGAAGAAACCGTTTGGGTACTAAAAGAATGAATGACTTGGTGTACATCATGTACAATAGAAAGTTGAAGCAAAAATTCatgaagaagaaaaatgaagaagaAGATCCTTTATGCATTGAAAATGTCATGTCTGATGATGAGTGGTTAATTGGTGAGTCAAGTGAAACTCATGCCGAAGAAGATGGGGGGAAGATAACATTGTTGGTGGAGACGGAAGTAGCGGTGCAATTAGGGAGGAAGTTGGTTGCTCATCATCCAGGAAAAGAAAAGCCGTTCAACTTAATTTGa